The following DNA comes from SAR324 cluster bacterium.
TGGGCTGGCAATCTTTTATCGGGTGATTTTGGGCGAAGCTATGCTCTGAATCGTCCAGTCTTAGATGAATTATTGGAACGTATGTGGCCTACCATCCTTTTGGCTGGGTCGGCGATGTGTGTCTGCGTTATACTTGGACTAATCTCTGGATTACTAGCTGCGGTCAAACAATATACATGGGTTGATCAGGGACTGACCCTTTTTACATTGATTGGGATTTCTGCACCCTCCTTCTGGTTAGGCCTAATGGCAGTTTCCCTGTTCACCGTTCAGTTGGGTTGGTTGCCTGCAAGCGGAATGTACACGCCCTATGGAGATGAGAGTCTGGGCGATTTACTGGTCCACCTGTTAATGCCCGCGATAACTCTTGGATTGGTTGCGTCGAGCGTAATTGCAAGATTGACCCGCACAAGCATGTTGGAACAGCTTCGTCAGGACTACGTTCGCACCGCGCGGGCAAAAGGAGAGCGAGAAACCGCAGTAGTGATTAAACATGCTTTTCGGAATGCGCTCGTTGGCTTGATTCCAGTTCTCGGTCTGCAAGCTGGATTCGTTTTAGGTGGCGCTGTCTACATAGAAACTGTCTTCCAGTGGCCAGGCATTGGCAGGATGCTGGTCAATGCAATCTCCACACGTGACATCCTCCTTGTTCAAGGGGGAGTAATGATGGTGGCTACAATCTACGTATTCTTCAACTTATTGGCTGATCTGATTCAGCATGCTTTGGATCCGCGAATCCAGCAGAGCCATGGTTGAAAAAACCACTCCAGCACAAGAATTCTGGCAGAGACTGAATCGTAATCGATTGAGTACAGTAGGGCTACTGATGCTAGGACTCATCTTTTTGCTTTGTCTAATTTCTCCCTGGCTCCCCCTGCCTGATCCAGATGTTACTGATCTCGCAAATCGTCTCAAAACTCCTTTAACTCCAAATCACTGGCTTGGAACAGATCAGCTAGGAAGAGATCTTCTTTCAAGGCTGCTTTGGGGAACTCGAGTGAGCCTGGTGGTTGGGTTTGTGGCGACGCTTGCTGCAGCATTGGTTGGCAGTTTGATTGGTCTGGTCTCCGGGTATTTTCAAGGCTGGATTGATAGCGGACTTATGAGAGGGGTGGATACTTTGATGGCATTCCCGTACATGTTGCTGGCGCTGGCGATTGTGGCTGCCTTTGGCCCTGGACTCCTGAATGCCCTTTTTGCCATTGCGATAGTAAATGTACCCTTCTTCGCAAGAACGGTTCGAGGAGCAACGATCTCGTTAGTACAACGTGAATTTGTTCTGTCAGCAAGACTTGGAGGGGCAAGCCACTTTGGTGTACTGGGGCGTGAACTGCTGCCCAACATTCTACCTGTGATTATAGTCACAATTTCAACTACGGCTGGATGGATGATTCTGGAAACTGCAGGATTGAGTTTCTTAGGCTTGGGTGCTCAGCCTCCGACTGCTGATCTTGGGTCCATGCTGGGTGAAGGAAGAAAACTTCTCTTTACAGCACCCCATGTTTCTACACTTCCTGGGCTAGTAATCCTGATCTTAGTTATCTCCCTAAACCTGCTTGGAGATGGGGTCAGGGATGTACTGGATCCGCGCTTGCGGGGAGGAGCTTTACGCAGTCCACAACCAAGGACAGATGTCCTGAGTACTGAGCCGATCTCAACTCAGGTTAGATCTACGGGGAAAATGTTTGTGCATAACCTAACAACAGAATTATTTCAGGAAGGACAAGCCCAGCCCCTGGTGAGAAATGTCAATTTTGAATTAAGGCCTGGAGAGTGTTTGGGGCTTGTTGGTGAGTCAGGTAGTGGGAAGTCTGTGACCGCATTATCTCTTGCTGCCCTGGCTGCGTCCCCTCCTCTACGAATTACTTCAGGAACTGTAGAGTTGGATGGAGAGGATATTCTGCGCCTTCCTCTTAGACTACTTCAGGATATCAGAGGCAAACGAGTCTCCTATATCTTTCAGGATCCTCTCGCAA
Coding sequences within:
- a CDS encoding ABC transporter permease, which gives rise to MLRYTIHRLLLTIPVLVGISVVVFLIMALIPGDPATAILGAFATLENATKLRAELGLDRPLIEQYFTWAGNLLSGDFGRSYALNRPVLDELLERMWPTILLAGSAMCVCVILGLISGLLAAVKQYTWVDQGLTLFTLIGISAPSFWLGLMAVSLFTVQLGWLPASGMYTPYGDESLGDLLVHLLMPAITLGLVASSVIARLTRTSMLEQLRQDYVRTARAKGERETAVVIKHAFRNALVGLIPVLGLQAGFVLGGAVYIETVFQWPGIGRMLVNAISTRDILLVQGGVMMVATIYVFFNLLADLIQHALDPRIQQSHG
- a CDS encoding dipeptide/oligopeptide/nickel ABC transporter permease/ATP-binding protein produces the protein MVEKTTPAQEFWQRLNRNRLSTVGLLMLGLIFLLCLISPWLPLPDPDVTDLANRLKTPLTPNHWLGTDQLGRDLLSRLLWGTRVSLVVGFVATLAAALVGSLIGLVSGYFQGWIDSGLMRGVDTLMAFPYMLLALAIVAAFGPGLLNALFAIAIVNVPFFARTVRGATISLVQREFVLSARLGGASHFGVLGRELLPNILPVIIVTISTTAGWMILETAGLSFLGLGAQPPTADLGSMLGEGRKLLFTAPHVSTLPGLVILILVISLNLLGDGVRDVLDPRLRGGALRSPQPRTDVLSTEPISTQVRSTGKMFVHNLTTELFQEGQAQPLVRNVNFELRPGECLGLVGESGSGKSVTALSLAALAASPPLRITSGTVELDGEDILRLPLRLLQDIRGKRVSYIFQDPLATLNPVLTIGEQLIQVIRRHQSLSSKASYAEALCLLSKVRIPSPETRMKAYPHQLSGGMRQRVCIAIALANHPEVLIADEPTTALDVTIQAEVLSLLNDLRQTTLEDSQTVQRTGLSVLFITHDLGVVSTICEKVAVMYAGQIVEFGETKSILESPEHPYTQALLACTPRLGAKHKVLGGIPGTPPPPGAYPSGCGFITRCNSAKSICQEPVNLIQLPSGRQVRCVLKQDANA